Sequence from the Pseudomonas frederiksbergensis genome:
CAGGTAATTGTTGACCCAGTAATTCCAGATCAGGTCATTGGGGCGCATCCAGGCGAAGACCTTGGCCATGTCGCGGCCTTCCAGCACGCCGGCCTGGTAGGAATGGCGCTTGGCCGCTTCCAGGGTCTGCTCGTCGACGAACAGGGCCACGTCGGTGTCCAGGGTGGTGTCCAGCACGCTCACCAGCAAGGTCAGGGCATTGACCTTCTTTTCCCCCAGCGCAGCGTAATGGCCGAGCAACGCGGTGCAGGTGATGCCGCCCGAGCAGGCGCCCAGCATGTTGACGTCCTTGCTGCCGGTGATGGCCGTGACCACGTCCACCGCTTCCTTGAGCGCTTCGATGTAAGTCGACAGGCCCCACTCGCGCTGCGCCTTGGTGGGGTTGCGCCAACTGACGATGAACGTTTGCACGTTGCTGCGCAGGCAGAAGCGCGCCAGGCTCTTGTCCGGGCTCAGGTCAAACACATAGAACTTATTGATTTGCGGCGGCACCACCAGCAGCGGTCGCTCATGGACCTGCTCGGTGATGGGGCGATACTGGATCAATTCCAGCACGTCATTGCGAAAGACCACGGCGCCTTCCGTCACGCCCAGGCTCTTGCCGACTTCGAACGCACCCATGTCTACCTGGCTCGGCATCCCGCCGTTGTTCACCAAGTCTTTTGCCAGGTGCGACAAACCGTCGAGCAGGCTCTTGCCGCCGGTTTCGAAGAAACGTTTGACCGCTGCCGGGTTGGCCGCCGAATTCGTCGGGGCCATGGCCTCGGTCATCAAGTTGATGACGAAGTGCCCGCGACTGATGTCCTGGGGCGAGAGGCTGCTGTCATCGATCCATTCGTGCAGCTCCTTGCGCCACGCCAGGTAGGTTTGCAGGTAACGTTTGTAGAGTGGGTTCTGGCTCCAGGCCGGGTCGGCGAAGCGACGATCATCGCTGGCGGGCTGCAACTCGGACTTGCCGAACAAAACTTTCCTCAGCTCAGCGCCGAAGTGGGCCACGTGCTTGACGCTGTGCAGCGGTTGTCTGATGGTCTGGGTCAGCACCATCCGGGCAGAGGCCAGCAGGTCTTTCCTGCGCAAGCCGACGACGGGATTCAAGCCAAGGGTGTTTTCCGAGGCTTGGTACTTCAACTCATCGTTGTTCTTGTTGCTCATCTACGACGCTCCATTGTCCTTCAGACGAGTACCGGGATCGTGCCGTGAAGCCGCAAGGCCAATACCAGGTACGCTGCTCGGGGTGACCATAAATTCCGCATCGAGGGCAATGAGGAAACGTGTGCCAGGAACTCGCCGGTTCCTTTGCAGGGAACTTGCCAGCTCCATTGGTTACCCGAGTTTAATTTTTTTCGCAAGCAGGCCAGTCATTGACGTTGCTGCGCGGGCATTCAAGCAGATGAGTCTAGAAAATTCGCCCTAAAGCGCCAGCCCTTGAGCTAGAGCATCAGCTTGACGACGGACTCGTTCGGGTCGCGGGTTTTTCCGGCGGCCTTGAGTTCGGCGAGATAATCGTTCCACAGGTCTTCCTGGCGTACCGCCAACTGGTACAGGTAGTCCCAGGTGAACAATCCGCTGTCATGGCCGTCGTCGAAGGTCAGTTTCAGTGCGTACTGGCCGGCGGGTTCAACCTTGGTCAGGCCGACGCCGAGCTTGCCGTATTGCAGGATGGGTTTGCCGTGGCCCTGGACCTCGGCGGAGGGCGAGTGCACCCGCAGGAATTCCGCGGGCAGGTGGTATTCCTCGTCTGGCGCGTATTTGAGCGTCAGGGTCTTGGAGGCTTTGTGCAGGTTGATGGCGGTGG
This genomic interval carries:
- a CDS encoding gamma-butyrobetaine hydroxylase-like domain-containing protein produces the protein MTKLPTAINLHKASKTLTLKYAPDEEYHLPAEFLRVHSPSAEVQGHGKPILQYGKLGVGLTKVEPAGQYALKLTFDDGHDSGLFTWDYLYQLAVRQEDLWNDYLAELKAAGKTRDPNESVVKLML
- the phaC gene encoding class II poly(R)-hydroxyalkanoic acid synthase codes for the protein MSNKNNDELKYQASENTLGLNPVVGLRRKDLLASARMVLTQTIRQPLHSVKHVAHFGAELRKVLFGKSELQPASDDRRFADPAWSQNPLYKRYLQTYLAWRKELHEWIDDSSLSPQDISRGHFVINLMTEAMAPTNSAANPAAVKRFFETGGKSLLDGLSHLAKDLVNNGGMPSQVDMGAFEVGKSLGVTEGAVVFRNDVLELIQYRPITEQVHERPLLVVPPQINKFYVFDLSPDKSLARFCLRSNVQTFIVSWRNPTKAQREWGLSTYIEALKEAVDVVTAITGSKDVNMLGACSGGITCTALLGHYAALGEKKVNALTLLVSVLDTTLDTDVALFVDEQTLEAAKRHSYQAGVLEGRDMAKVFAWMRPNDLIWNYWVNNYLLGNEPPVFDILFWNNDTTRLPAAFHGDLIEMFKNNPLTRPNALEVCGTPIDLKQVTADIFSLAGTNDHITPWKSCYKSAQLFGGKVDFVLSSSGHIQSILNPPGNPKSRYMTSEDMPAKAEDWMENSTKHTDSWWLHWQAWQAERSGKLKKAPTVLGNKTYVAGEAAPGTYVHER